The window TTTCAGCTACATGAAAGCATTAGAGAATTATTTATCTGACATTAATTGTGTAAGAGTACCAAAAAAATTTATAATATCCAAGGTCAATTGCCTTGTTACTTTAAGGTTATGGATTAAGTACTAAAATTACTTCACATGTAGTGTTAGGTGTGCTTTGAATAAAGGGAAAACACCATAAAATATTCCTAAAATGTAACATATTTACCCGCTCATGTCCCTTCCTAAAATAATTTCGCTTCTTACCCAACTGATCGAAAATATTTACCTGAGTACCCCTCGCCCAAAACTCTTCCTCCATAATACCATcactgtatatttatatatcatgatggtatcatggaggactaagagaaggactgaagcagtcctcgATGGATCGTCTCAGTACATTTATGTACCACGGTAGTATCACGGAGGTCTGATGAGTGCTTtattgaaggactgaagcagtcctccatgataccatcacagtatatgtataaaaaatatacagtgatggtatcatggaggactaagagaaggactgaagcagtcctcgATGATCTCGTCTCAATATATTTATGTACCACGATAGTATCACGGAGGACTGATGAGTGCTTtattgaaggactgaagcaatcctccatgataccatcacagtatatgtatataaaatatacagtgatggtatcatggaggactaagagaaggactgaagcagtcctcgATGACCTCGTCTCAATATATTTATGTACCACAATAGTATCACGGAGGACTGATGAGTGCTTTATTGAAGAACTGAAGcaatcctccatgataccatcacagtatatgtatataaaatgacgGTATCACAGAGTCTTTTCTgagaaaagtgtttttttttaataaatgaacatgataccatctcagtatatgtaCATATCATGTTGGTCTCACAAATTTTGGGACATTTCAGGTAAATAATTTCGGGACATGAAAATAAGAGGGGTATGAGCgggtaattattttattttcaggGAACAACGACGTTCTTTCCCCTCAGAATTAAATCTTGTATTTTAACTTGCATTTTAATCCACACTAGTTGATGAAGTAAATATAAGGAAAACCACTATAATAAGTGAAAGAAATTAATTCAGTTATATAATGGATAAAACTCATAAATAACCACtttacaatttcataacaagtgattattttttaaaaataaggtCAAAGAGAGCCAGCAAAAGCAGTATCTACTCATCATATAATCGGAGGCCTGGCCCATAAATTTTAAAACAAGTTTTCGGCCCAAAACATTAGGAGACTCTCTCTGTGGAAAGAAAGGTAATTGGACGCCGTCTGTGGGAATCGAACCCACGACCACGTGGTTAAAAGCCACGCGCTCTACCAGCTGAGCTAAGACGGCTACTGTTGTGTTTTGTTGTTTGTTGTTCTTTGAACTATTTGAAGAATGAGTTGGCCTAATGCATCATTTCAAAACTACTAGTAGCATTTGCAAGTCATCATCCATTTCTTGTTTTCGTTGTGTACCCTCCCTGTCAATTTATGTGATTCATCTTGATTAGACGCgagattttaaagaaaaaaattttgaGTTATAAATATTTATGTAGCTATAAATCATCACTTTAACAATCAAATAGAAAATTTAAAGTAAAATtatttctaaaaataaaaatgtatatCTTTTTTTGAAACAGACTTAAAAAGAAAATATCTCATATAAATTGAAAGAGATGGAGTATGTGTCGACAAACAAATAATGAAAACCAATTCAACACATGAGGATCTTACTGTGGCGGAGGTAGAGTGGAAAGATACAAATTCAATAGAACCCCGTTGCTTTGGTTCATACTATGTATTTATCTTAAAGTTTTATGTAATATGTATGAATTATCAATTTAGAATCCAATAACTCAAAAGAGCTGGAATTcaaaactcataaacttcaaatcataAATCCTCCTATGGTATCTTATACAAGCCCCTCTATAATAACACTGTTTGTCTGAATATTTTTTGATTGCTATACCGAAATATtgttatagacaacacataacaTGACACAACAAGAAAACTGATTCCAAAAAAGATTTGGCCATTATAGTGTGATATTATCTAACTATATGGGTATGCGTCCTAGATTGGAGATTTACTTTGGCATTTATTTATGAATCAAAACTAAAATGATACTATTCGAGATGCACACAAATGGATAACTCGAAAATACAGAGATTTAAACGTTTCCTAGAAGTATTAATTTCTCCAATGGGAAGGATTCGAGGTGAGAGCAAACGAGATATTACTCCCTACATTTCATtttggcataatacataaacagatcCTCAAATTTGGCCTTAGTTGGCAAGTACGCCCACCAACTTTGgttgtgcacaagtaggcacctcaacttgtataaagttgaacacgtaaacacaaatgctgacatgGCACTAACATGACAcataattttggaggtgtctacatgatcattttgtaagttgaagTGTTCAACTGAAAAAGTAgagacaagttgaggtgtctacttgTTCACACCCAAAATTGGAGGGCATACTTACCtgctgaggccaagtttgagggcatatttatgtattatgcttttcattttatgtgataatgttgatttaattggtaaaatattaaaatttaaagGGGAAATTAAAAGCCTTCTCAATTCTCACATAGACCAAAAGTACTTTAGAACCTATAGTAAGGATAAACTAAGAAATTAAAAGTGAGTTGGCAAGCCTTCTCCAAGGTCATGAATAACAGACTTGCCAAGATCATTCCTAAAATCATTTCTCCTAACTGAAGTGGTTTTGTTAAAGGCAGGGCTAATGGTAAAAATGTTTATTAGCTCAGGAAATAATTCATGGGATGAAGACGAACAACAAGGGAGGCAATGTTGTGTTCAAAATATACATGAATAAGGCCTATGACATAATGTCTTGGAAATTTATTTGCATTGTAATGAGGAAGATGGGGTTAAGAGAAGATTGGATTCATAATATATGGAACTTGTTGTCTAACATATGGTACACTGCGGTGATAAATGGGGAAAGACATGGGTTTTTTTCAATCTGAGAGAGGGGTGAAACAGGGTCACCCGCTATCaccttccctttttatcattgCTGATGAAGCCTTATCCTCCCCTTTTAACAATCTTTATAATGACTTTAGGTTCATTGGCTTTTATATGCAGCCTGATGGTCCTAGGATTAATCTTTTGTCATATGTTGATGATCTAACTATCTTTTGTGCAGGAAAATCAGAAGGAGGACTAGGAATCAGATCCCTGCAAGATGTTTCAGATAGCTTAGGGGCCAAACTGTGGTGGCAATTTAGAACCAAGACTTCTCTATGGTCTGATTTTTTGAGAAGCAAGTACTCAAGGAGGGTTCATCATGTTGCTAGAAAATGGAGCTATACTGAATCACATGGGTGGAGAAGACTGATGAAAATGAGAGACAGAATGGAGCATCCAATACAATGGAAGATTAACAGTGGAAATTCAAGTTTCTAGTGGGATGATTGGACAGGTATTGGGAGACTTGCTAACATTGGAAATGCTTCTACTTCTATCAAAGGTAAGGTTTCTGATTACATTAAAGATGGGAAGTGGAATATGGCAATGCTCAGGAAAGTGCTTCCTATTAGTACTGTCATTCATAGCAATGGAATTACAATAAAATGTTCCATTTTGTTGGACAACCTGTTTGAACTCCTACTACAGATGGAAAGTTTTCTTGTAAATCTACTAGGAACAGTATTAGGAACATCATAGCCCCACTTTTATCAACAAAATGACTTCGAGCAAGGGCATTCCTATTAAAATCTCCTTCTTTCTCTGGAAACTGCTTAAGCAGAAAATACATGTGGACTTGAATATGAGAAAACTTGGGATTAACCTTCCTCTATGTGTTCTTGTTGTTTTATTCATCATCAAGAAGATCAAGAACACTTATTTTATGAAAGCGTGATTAGTAAGAGGGTATGGTTTTTTCATTTCAATGAAATGTTTGGGATCTGTCCTTCCAATAATATGAGACAACATATAGTGAATTGGTGGATGAGCAGAGGAAGAAATCTCATTCATGCTTAAGTCTGCAAGAACTGCCAAGTATTATTCTATGGAACCTTTGAAAGCAAGATGCAAATATAGTTTTGATAATATTTCTATGCATTGTAATAGGATCATTTACTATGTCTGTCAAGATCTTATTATGGTGATTCATAAACAAATCTCTCAGATCCCACCATACATTTGCTGGGATATTTTCCTGAGATTGATGGACAAAGCAGCATTTTATGCATCTGTTACAGCAATGAAATGGACAGCTCCTCAGGTTGGGTTTTTGAAGCTTAATACTGATGgatgcataaaaggaaattcagGTCCTAGTGGAGCAGGAGGAATTATCAGAAATGATCTTGGGCAATTCAGAAGGGTAGAAATGGAAAGCGACTCCATGATGCTTACTGAATGGATTATGGATGTACATAATCCACCTTGGAGCTTATGGGAGATCATTGAAGATATTTAATGTTAACTGGCAAAGATTGAAGAATGGAGTATCAATCATTGTTTTAGGGAGGGCAATAAGTTTGCTCACATCTTAGCTAATTGGGATCTCAACTGAAACGAGCTCAACAGGCTTCCCAAATAGGCCAAGGGTGCTACACAAATGGACAGAGCTTGAGGAAGACTTTCTGTTGAGAAAAACATGTATAGAATTTATAATTTTGATGTTCCTTGAGTTGTATAATGGCTAAATGAGGCTTGCACCTCATAAAGCCATACTATATTTTTGAGAGCTTACTAGAAATTCTACTTGTCTCATAGAGTGGAGGATGTTTCATTCTAAGTAGGTTCAGGGAGCTATAATTACTCCTCTGATATGTACATtctgcattatatatatatatatatatatatatatatatatatatatatatatatatatatatatatatatatatatatatatatgcttccatTCATTAGTGATAGAGatggaggagactgataataaaaattaaaaaaaacatataaaaaaaaaaaagagttggcaAGTTTTAAACGTTGCATCTCTTGATGCGAAAAAGTGTGAACGTTAAGATCTATCCCAGCTTTGGACCCTTCTAACTACTTTACTTTCCGTTATAATATCTCCTTCGTTCagcaaaaagaaaaatatatgaacGTTGTATTCTTCCCCTCCTTTTTCAGAAGATGAACTTGTTTACAGCATCAATGcttatatttgggaaaaataTAATGTCCTTATCAACAGTTTCAGAATTTATCCAATGTCCTTAAGTGGTACTGCATAGTTGGCagataaaaagtactataaaatTTCCAAAATGTATGAAAACCACCCAGTGAGACGGCAACATATGTAAGATCCACCATTTGAGTCCGGAAAACTTGATAGTTTTACCTTATTACTGGTATTAACTGCAAAGATACTACATAACAAAACAATTGATCATATTGAACAAGTAACTATTTTCGACAGAACTTTTCTAATGTCGTATGTATTTAAGGGAGTTTCTATACTAATAGATTGCAACTTATCTTCAAGTTTAATTGTACTCACTGCTATAATATCTATGCATAATGAATGGCCAAGGACCTACAAATAATTGGTGTAGAAGAAAAATCTAAACGAACCTAAAACAAATGAATATATGCAAGGTCAATTCTTCTGGAAATTGATGACGTTTTACAAAAAAAACCACCTGCGGGGCCAGGGTTAAAACACTGATTCCAGCAGTAATCCTGCACAACAGAAACGATGAAACTTGTAACGATGTAATCCAATTAGAGTCAAATAGTGCTCAAAGCCACAAATCTacaaatcccccccccccccccccccccccccccaaaaaaaaaaaaccaacaaatGAATATTTTTCAGAAATATCACAAAAATAATCATGTCACAAACAATTGATGACATGGTAATACTAGTGCTAACATGAATGGTTGAACGAAAGCATTTCAGTGAACCGTGTTGTCACATATCAGAATACAGTTAGTGCTTCGTGTAGCAGAAGCAGCAATATAAATATATGTTACATTGTCAGTATTTGGCAGATGTGATTTTTCACCTATTAGATCAGAAAAGAAGTTGCATCATCCATGAGCAGAGTTTAAGTATCTAATCAACAATTACTTAGACACACTGTTAACTGGACTCTTTCTCTGAAGTTTGAACTAAACCTTAATGTTGAGCAGAAATCATATAACAAAGATAACAAAGAAGCTGTTAGAATACTCTGTAACTGAGCTAATATTATGTTACTAAGGATTTATATTAGGAAATTCTGAATATATATCAATCAGAATTAATTTCAGATTCAACCACTAGAGAGTGCAATATTTTGTAATTTAGAAAGAAAGGATGGCGCTTACCATAGGGTTCTAGGTGATACCCATTTTTGTTGCACTTAAACAATCTGCTACATGAGATATCTCTTTGACAGTTGAATCATTTATTCCGGTACTAGTATTGTGCTGTTCATTGTCGAATGCAAACTTAAGCTGTTTCTCCACAGACTTGAAGATGGATTTTCGTTTAGACCTTACTTGATATGGAGGAGAGGCATTAAAAGCCTTGGTATTGCATGGCCCAATGCCATTGTAAACAGGATTTCTTGAAGAACTTCCTCTATTCATACCATATTTTTCTGAACTGTTGGTTTGTTTCTCATCACAAACATCACGCACTTCATCCTTACTCATATCTCCATCTGCATTCCCAATTTCATTACCTGGCGTGGAGCTCAACTTCCTCTTCCTGAATATGGAAGGCGTATTTGGGAAGCTTCTAGCAGCAGTTTTCAGTATGGATTCAGGGGTTTGTGCATACAAACTACTTCCCTTCAGACTACTGGGTGGAGTAAAGAAACAACTAGGTGACAAAATTCGACTGGAATCAGATTCACAATGAGCCCATCGATTATTTAGATGATCTGAATCCATTGAAATACAACTTCCTAACTGTGGGGGTTCGTAATACAATGTACCGCATGTAGGTATTTCACAAGAAAATGGAGTTTCGATGACTTTAAATTGATCAGCTTCACTATTCGTTCCATATCCCTCAAAACTGATTTCTGTAATTGGTTTAACGTGGATAGCATCTATTACTGGTGACTGTGCCTTCCATCTAACAACTTCGGAATCAGCAGACTCATTTTGAGGACCCCTATTGGAAGCATTGATATTTGCAACCAGCAGTTTGGCATCTTGATGATTCTTACTGTTTTCTATTTTACATACATCGGTAGTTCCCGATGAAGCAAGCTCAGTTGAATCTGATCCTTTATGTGAGCAAACAAGAGCCTTTTCAGCTAAAAGTGTACCGGTGGTGTCCTTACAACCATTTTGAAGGCCATCTCCACCAACAGGTGGAAGATTTCCAGTAGCCAAATAGAAGTCTAATTTCTTCTTCAAAGAGCTATTCCAATGGTTCTTGATAGCATTATCAGTCCTGTATAAAATTTGGTCCAGTTATGAGAAAGAAACTTAGTTTAAGAGACACACATATTATGATGCATTAATGCGGTATACTTGAGCGTACTTCTGTTAGGTTATTACATCATTTATATGGCACAGTGGCTGAAAAAATGCTTTAGCTTCGGAGTGATTCTTTTTTCTGATAGTTCAAAATATACAAGCTTTTGAGTGTCAATATAGTTGCTAGCAAATAGCACTAGGTAAGACAAAAACAAATCAGATGATTTAAAACTCTAATTATATTGTCT is drawn from Lycium barbarum isolate Lr01 chromosome 8, ASM1917538v2, whole genome shotgun sequence and contains these coding sequences:
- the LOC132606853 gene encoding transcription factor MYB3R-3-like, which gives rise to MDELKIEDCCTENKQSTAASASSVSENSGSLTVKSSEVCSPTPTSPAHRRTTGPIRRAKGGWTPEEDDTLRRAVAAYRGKCWKKIAEFFPDRSEVQCLHRWQKVLNPELVKGPWIPEEDEKIIELVAKYGPTKWSVIAKSLPGRIGKQCRERWHNHLNPNIKKDAWTLEEELALVNAHRIHGNKWAEIAKVLHGRTDNAIKNHWNSSLKKKLDFYLATGNLPPVGGDGLQNGCKDTTGTLLAEKALVCSHKGSDSTELASSGTTDVCKIENSKNHQDAKLLVANINASNRGPQNESADSEVVRWKAQSPVIDAIHVKPITEISFEGYGTNSEADQFKVIETPFSCEIPTCGTLYYEPPQLGSCISMDSDHLNNRWAHCESDSSRILSPSCFFTPPSSLKGSSLYAQTPESILKTAARSFPNTPSIFRKRKLSSTPGNEIGNADGDMSKDEVRDVCDEKQTNSSEKYGMNRGSSSRNPVYNGIGPCNTKAFNASPPYQVRSKRKSIFKSVEKQLKFAFDNEQHNTSTGINDSTVKEISHVADCLSATKMGIT